The following coding sequences are from one SAR116 cluster alpha proteobacterium HIMB100 window:
- a CDS encoding hypothetical protein (IMG reference gene:2503125428_SP): MHNSHHSAQSGDRHHTDKAHEHDEVNMPGLQGKDTTTQEVSDLKEIFQSHKGIIRDVSNIQNGIVTRTEAKDKALKEAIVSHVTMMVTRLQEGKNP; this comes from the coding sequence ATTCTCACCATAGCGCGCAATCAGGAGACCGACATCATACAGATAAGGCGCATGAGCATGATGAAGTGAATATGCCGGGCTTACAGGGTAAAGATACAACCACACAAGAAGTCAGCGACCTAAAGGAAATCTTCCAGTCCCACAAGGGCATAATCCGAGATGTCTCTAATATACAAAACGGCATCGTGACAAGAACAGAAGCCAAGGATAAGGCTTTAAAAGAGGCTATTGTCTCCCACGTGACTATGATGGTCACAAGGTTGCAAGAGGGCAAAAACCCATAG